The following are encoded in a window of Colletotrichum lupini chromosome 3, complete sequence genomic DNA:
- a CDS encoding cation diffusion facilitator 1, translating into MFLLALAVHPHIVDNVQADHLGKYVAAINGEQMSANKHPVIPKAQRQKFAARPYQFRTLNAASDARGDSSYLQFIKILHLIMSTTTTTTHRAPSTGIDLANLSPSNDPESRSFSSSEINDPYNLGTHIKSDADIVQLKSAYNTDKPRNNSNTTRRRFIHHSFTRGGAKDAKLQDFYRAQNDKIRSYLKSVDDHEREAKETQGDNNLKYQIAVKGSLAANVVLSALQLYAAITSGSLSLFTTMADSVFDPLSGVLLLLSHRAVKKVDTQKYPSGKSRISTAGNIVFSFIMFSVSLVLIVMSARDLAAGSEEETNEFHFTSVIAVAIAFGTKFCLWLYCWSIKDIYSQVEILWRDHRNDLFINGFGIFTFSAGSKIKWWIDPMGAILLSFLIAGLWLRTAYEEFQLLIGVSAEPEFLQLITYIAMTHSPEVKQIDTVRAYHSGPRYIVEIDVVMDRHERLEIAHDVAEALQIKIEKLPGVERAFVHVDYETDHKPEHDLKKDL; encoded by the exons ATGTTTCTCCTCGCACTTGCCGTGCACCCACACATAGTTGACAACGTACAGGCAGATCATCTTGGCAAGTACGTTGCGGCAATCAACGGCGAGCAAATGTCAGCAAACAAGCATCCCGTCATCCCCAAGGCGCAGCGGCAAAAGTTTGCCGCCAGGCCATACCAA TTCAGAACACTCAACGCAGCATCGGACGCTCGCGGAGATAGTTCATACCTCCAGTTCATCAAGATACTTCATCTCATAATGTCTACAACCACTACCACAACCCACCGTGCCCCAAGCACAGGCATCGACCTCGCCAACCTCTCCCCCAGCAACGACCCAGAATCCcgctccttctcctcctccgagATCAACGACCCCTACAACCTTGGCACACACATCAAGTCCGACGCCGACATAGTCCAACTAAAATCTGCATACAACACAGACAAGCCTCGAAACAATAGCAACACCACGCGAAGACGCTTCATCCACCATAGCTTCACCCGCGGCGGCGCCAAAGACGCAAAGCTGCAAGATTTTTATCGCGCCCAAAACGACAAGATCCGCTCCTATCTCAAGAGCGTAGACGACCACGAGCGCGAGGCAAAGGAGACGCAGGGTGATAATAACCTCAAGTATCAGATCGCTGTGAAGGGTAGCTTGGCGGCCAATGTCGTTCTCTCGGCGCTGCAGCTTTATGCTGCGATAACATCTGGCTCGCTGTCACTCTTCACCACCATGGCTGACTCTGTCTTTGATCCGCTGTCGGGAGTCCTGTTGCTGCTTTCTCATCGCGCGGTGAAGAAGGTTGATACGCAAAAGTACCCCTCTGGCAAATCTCGCATCTCTACGGCGGGAAATATCGTCTTCTCGTTCATCATGTTCTCCGTCTCGCTGGTGTTGATTGTCATGTCGGCGCGGGACTTGGCTGCTGGATCTGAGGAGGAGACGAACGAGTTCCACTTCACTTCCGTCATCGCCGTCGCAATTGCATTTGGCACGAAGTTTTGTCTGTGGCTGTACTGCTGGTCCATCAAGGATATTTACTCCCAGGTCGAGATTCTGTGGCGCGACCACCGTAACGATCTCTTCATCAACGGATTCGGTATCTTTACCTTTTCGGCTGGAAGCAAGATCAAGTGGTGGATCGATCCTATGGGCGCCATTCTGTTGTCTTTTTTGATTGCGGGATTGTGGTTGAGGACTGCGTATGAGGAGTTTCAGTTGTTGATTGGGGTGTCTGCTGAGCCCGAGTTCTTGCAGCTCATTACTTACATCG CTATGACTCATTCGCCCGAGGTCAAGCAGATTGACACCGTTCGCGCGTATCACAGCGGCCCGCGATACATCGTTGAGATTGACGTCGTCATGGACCGTCATGAAAGGCTCGAAATCGCACATGATGTGGCCGAGGCTCTCCAAATCAAGATTGAGAAGTTGCCCGGAGTAGAGAGAGCATTTGTTCACGTTGACTATGAGACGGATCATAAACCT GAACACGACTTGAAGAAGGATCTGTGA